The Xenopus tropicalis strain Nigerian chromosome 7, UCB_Xtro_10.0, whole genome shotgun sequence genome includes a region encoding these proteins:
- the c10orf71 gene encoding cardiac-enriched FHL2-interacting protein, with the protein MLRYKKHKRIVDGLGTSSVGVMDDTDREVSSFTDRAFRSLCVAEDEPYNDVPHLPSPIRGMPLSNKYHLGIFNLSVRKTQPLAQLPTISGHRGKWAPTFQPLLNSRREVMFNVKTNTNKLCAPEPRGYKQRSKVSSLIKTFDNIENERPDDLPVESRLPLIKSSQTALLSPENELTCGTSLQDEIKNKQVEPSKQEEIALHGSPMLHRRTARDVFLESQCDKCFKHSRSPCSLGSPRLDAPKKMPKEPSRKTSFLHSENSAFKSWSDIHKKIGLGEESDCSLPGTPPVFGSAASNSPLLSRMIPGIRAREAGAEFGWTSPASTASSSYDAIQMLRSVPPLPSKRAGKQGKEYKNRLGTQKVQQDSTIQEEGMQIDVECPSPKEQVSYTDASKNINKLNSPLESIQDPVICKTPDTVTNVRPPFIEQNEEVKAKNGSLQLTKDSERTDKASNTSVLTENIPPPGRIKNLIQQIEKETVEKAMGSPILSEQRHKVNDLQGAEESLHSTTFTVSPDSNTPPQAVSLVPPWRRKKAIQNLDSEKAIVPAAMDIKHTSTTAFNDLTVENKEETVQEKSTSSSFNITNLLTPVITRKNIQKALEEIPMAITPSPAEIFVSKEQDPKEVSMYQNRDDYKSKATGLLFNLKDMRKRVKSTYSPAPPVRHWKENSIIADARIQEDTNFSNISTNRVKEIATVKPSLRKSRQMESENKADIPRNASDNYLSLSSPEIVKDSSFCEKTETIPEESFGSGISHQLEHNLINTKDSRQKNDTGADRNFTEKNQLMVQSPEEPILQSETISETLNIGNNSDVEVSDVHENDVLDKDTTAISFSQGLSHPLQQLDRQFENKDKEKLVESKVLTKDELLYYAVNSCVDQSANLEIDIADKRDEKAMESEKLLNEKACDDEHQKPEPNTMFKPNLFRIKDNKDLHKSSPVTKSVRLPLLRSLSEDSLAFRKGDVLIHSDNRGPLKEADKNERYLDSKDNENTDTCSKGKVRELVGIRPASEIPKQKAFDSNFVKTHKEDTGNLELWKKFCSISSECKKSKTEKTEVNKLKHSSLNIGSPEPERHFFHPVETCVSEVTGPSPECNTLLLQDVNNSIKDMVNGEAVNSPTADNVPYSPLESSLLQFEDAVAFTEDIVCSTITSPMSESVTCSMVASPMSVNTQSSGFTTALSRLEDVPSPTTASVNTKHETIPLPPEKSIPVLDGIMETETADNSKYQQEKNTIVESQNTKVIVAEPQNLNSAKPPAVPPKTEKALRRAKRLTKKRRKTELPHKMQDGEYHEPELILDVPSPGNVTPTFINQPVHIKPGSCISSILEEVGSISASSTPSLPATQRKLLQDPDSGQYFVVDIPVHFRIKTFYDPETGKYLQVSLPTSEMETPSFEVLSSPFVMYPGLTPVPVSSISLLKGNSQSLDQVNVEKQRRSWEERDEENSLKGQTYIESICDSCDQSMAGTPQSMDRIPSRSRSPDIISMKDLDDFAIEAIS; encoded by the coding sequence ATGCTTCGATACAAAAAGCACAAGAGGATTGTGGATGGACTAGGGACGAGTAGTGTGGGTGTTATGGATGATACAGATAGGGAGGTGAGCAGCTTCACAGATCGTGCCTTCCGAAGCTTGTGTGTTGCAGAAGATGAGCCATACAATGATGTTCCTCATCTTCCATCTCCTATTAGGGGGATGCCACTTTCCAATAAATATCACTTGGGAATCTTTAACCTTTCAGTCAGGAAGACTCAGCCACTTGCGCAGTTACCCACAATTTCAGGTCACCGTGGGAAGTGGGCACCAACATTCCAACCACTACTAAACTCCAGGAGAGAGGTGATGTTTAATGTAAAGACCAACACCAATAAACTATGTGCACCTGAACCAAGAGGATACAAGCAACGCTCCAAAGTGTCATCTTTAATAAAGACTTTTGACAACATTGAGAATGAAAGACCAGACGACTTACCTGTAGAGTCAAGGCTGCCATTGATAAAAAGCTCCCAGACAGCGCTGCTCAGCCCTGAAAATGAACTCACCTGTGGCACCAGTCTACAAGATGAAATCAAGAATAAGCAAGTAGAGCCTTCCAAACAGGAGGAAATTGCACTACATGGCAGCCCCATGTTACACAGGCGCACAGCTAGGGATGTATTTTTAGAGTCTCAGTGTGATAAATGTTTTAAGCATTCACGGTCACCATGCTCTTTGGGATCGCCACGCCTAGATGCACCCAAAAAGATGCCGAAGGAGCCTTCAAGGAAGACAAGTTTTCTTCACAGTGAGAACAGTGCTTTCAAGTCATGGAGTGACATCCACAAAAAGATAGGTTTAGGTGAAGAAAGTGACTGTTCGCTTCCTGGAACACCACCAGTTTTTGGTTCAGCAGCCTCCAACTCACCTTTATTGTCCCGAATGATACCAGGTATAAGGGCACGGGAGGCTGGAGCAGAGTTTGGCTGGACTTCACCTGCGTCTACAGCATCAAGTAGCTATGATGCTATACAAATGTTACGGTCTGTTCCTCCATTACCCAGCAAAAGAGCAGGGAAGCAAGGTAAAGAATATAAAAACAGACTTGGAACTCAAAAAGTTCAACAAGACTCTACGATTCAAGAGGAGGGAATGCAGATAGATGTGGAATGTCCATCTCCTAAAGAGCAAGTAAGCTATACTGATGCCTCTAAAAACATCAACAAATTGAACTCACCTTTAGAATCTATACAGGATCCAGTAATATGTAAGACCCCAGACACTGTGACTAATGTAAGACCACCTTTTATTGAACAAAATGAGGAAGTTAAGGCAAAGAATGGTTCCTTACAACTGACAAAGGATTCAGAGAGGACAGATAAAGCATCAAATACTTCAGTACTCACTGAAAATATACCTCCTCCAGGAAGAATAAAAAATTTAATACAACAAATAGAAAAGGAAACAGTTGAGAAAGCAATGGGATCACCTATTTTATCAGAGCAAAGACACAAGGTAAATGATTTACAAGGCGCTGAAGAGTCTTTACATTCAACAACATTTACAGTTTCTCCAGACTCTAATACTCCTCCGCAAGCTGTCAGTCTAGTCCCTCCATGGAGAAGAAAAAAGGCCATACAGAATTTAGATTCTGAAAAAGCTATTGTTCCTGCAGCCATGGATATAAAACATACTTCTACAACAGCATTCAATGATCTTACAGTTGAAAATAAAGAAGAAACCGTGCAAGAAAAGTCAACAAGCTCATCTTTCAACATCACCAATCTTTTAACTCCTGTCATAACAAGAAAAAACATTCAGAAAGCTCTAGAGGAAATACCAATGGCAATAACACCTTCTCCAGCTGAGATCTTTGTCTCCAAGGAGCAGGATCCAAAAGAGGTCAGTATGTATCAGAACAGAGACGATTACAAATCTAAAGCAACAGGTCTGTTATTTAACCTAAAAGATATGCGTAAAAGAGTGAAGAGCACATACAGTCCAGCCCCACCAGTAAGACATTGGAAAGAAAATAGTATTATTGCAGATGCTAGGATACAGGAAGATACAAACTTTAGCAACATCAGTACCAATAGAGTAAAGGAAATTGCAACTGTTAAGCCTTCCTTGAGAAAGTCAAGacaaatggaaagtgaaaataaagCTGATATACCTAGAAATGCATCAGATAATTATTTGTCTTTGAGTTCTCCAGAAATCGTAAAAGACAGTTCATTCTGTGAGAAGACAGAGACCATTCCAGAGGAAAGTTTTGGGTCAGGAATAAGCCATCAACTTGaacacaatttgataaatactaAAGACTCCAGACAAAAAAATGACACCGGTGCGGACAgaaattttacagaaaaaaatcagcTTATGGTCCAGTCACCAGAAGAACCAATTTTGCAATCAGAAACTATTTCAGAGACATTAAATATTGGCAACAATTCTGATGTGGAGGTTTCAGATGTACACGAAAATGATGTTTTAGATAAAGACACAACAGCTATTTCATTCAGCCAAGGGTTGTCCCATCCACTGCAACAACTGGATAGGCAATTTGAAAACAAAGATAAGGAAAAACTAGTGGAAAGCAAAGTGTTGACAAAAGATGAGCTACTATATTATGCTGTAAATAGCTGTGTTGATCAGAGCGCTAATCTGGAGATAGATATTGCAGATAAAAGAGATGAGAAAGCAATGGAAAGTGAGAAACTGTTAAATGAAAAAGCATGTGATGATGAGCATCAAAAACCAGAACCCAACACAATGTTCAAACCAAATTTGTTCCGTATAAAAGACAACAAAGATCTTCACAAGTCTTCTCCAGTGACAAAGTCAGTGAGGCTGCCTCTTTTAAGAAGCCTTTCAGAGGATTCACTAGCTTTTAGGAAAGGAGATGTTCTCATACATTCTGATAACAGAGGACCACTAAAAGAAGCAGACAAAAATGAAAGATATTTAGACAGTAAAGATAATGAAAATACAGATACATGTTCTAAAGGAAAAGTACGAGAGTTGGTAGGTATACGTCCAGCATCAGAAATCCCTAAGCAAAAGGCTTTTGACAGTAACTTTGTGAAAACACATAAGGAGGATACCGGAAACCTAGAACTGTGGAAAAAGTTCTGCTCTATTAGTTCTGAgtgcaaaaaaagcaaaacagagaAGACTGAGGTAAACAAATTAAAGCATAGCTCATTAAACATAGGTTCTCCTGAGCCTGAAAGGCACTTTTTTCATCCAGTTGAAACATGTGTTTCTGAGGTCACAGGACCATCACCTGAGTGCAATACATTGTTGTTACAAGATGTAAACAATTCCATTAAAGATATGGTGAATGGAGAAGCTGTTAATTCTCCTACAGCAGACAATGTACCATATTCTCCCCTCGAAAGTAGCCTACTGCAATTTGAAGATGCAGTGGCATTTACAGAGGACATTGTTTGTTCTACCATAACCAGTCCTATGTCCGAGAGTGTGACCTGTTCTATGGTGGCCAGCCCCATGTCTGTGAATACTCAAAGTTCTGGCTTTACCACAGCACTTTCTAGGCTGGAAGATGTTCCAAGCCCAACAACAGCAAGTGTAAACACTAAACATGAGACAATTCCACTGCCCCCTGAGAAATCGATTCCTGTTCTTGATGGGATAATGGAGACAGAAACAGCAGATAATTCTAAATATCAACAAGAAAAAAATACTATAGTAGAATCACAAAATACAAAAGTTATCGTTGCAGAACCACAAAACCTTAACAGTGCAAAGCcaccagctgtgccccccaaaaCCGAGAAAGCTCTACGACGTGCCAAACGTCTAACCAAAAAGCGGAGGAAAACTGAGTTGCCTCATAAAATGCAGGATGGGGAATATCATGAGCCAGAATTGATCTTAGATGTGCCATCACCTGGGAATGTTACACCTACATTTATAAATCAGCCAGTACACATAAAACCTGGTTCCTGTATATCTAGTATCCTAGAAGAAGTAGGATCTATATCTGCATCTTCAACACCTTCTTTACCAGCCACACAGCGCAAACTCCTCCAGGATCCAGATTCTGGGCAATACTTTGTCGTGGACATTCCAGTTCATTTCCGGATAAAGACCTTTTATGATCCAGAAACAGGGAAGTATTTACAAGTGTCTTTACCAACCTCAGAGATGGAAACACCAAGTTTTGAGGTATTAAGCAGTCCTTTTGTAATGTATCCTGGGCTTACACCAGTGCCAGTCTCATCTATATCTTTACTGAAGGGAAATTCACAATCTTTAGATCAAGTGAATGTGGAAAAACAAAGACGTTCATGGGAGGAGAGAGATGAAGAAAACTCGTTAAAGGGGCAAACATACATTGAGTCAATTTGTGATTCGTGTGACCAGAGTATGGCAGGGACTCCACAGAGTATGGACAGGATACCAAGCAGGTCTAGAAGCCCAGATATTATATCAATGAAGGATTTGGATGATTTTGCCATAGAAGCAATTTCATGA